One window of Peteryoungia desertarenae genomic DNA carries:
- a CDS encoding sigma-70 family RNA polymerase sigma factor, whose translation MRIALNCIYPWRRATLSTQRPELAAQSEVVELIPALRAFARTFCPKPEEADDLVQETLTKALANLDKFEPGTRLKSWLFTIMRNTFCTRIKKSSRETIGLPEGITARLTTEASQEWTVQAEEVRRALERLPSHHREMLVLIVMLGERYEDAAEICGCAVGTVKSRLSRARQQLRRELGEVSSPASLE comes from the coding sequence ATGCGCATTGCGCTCAATTGCATTTATCCCTGGAGGAGGGCGACCTTGTCGACACAAAGACCAGAGCTTGCCGCACAATCCGAGGTGGTTGAACTCATTCCCGCTTTGAGGGCCTTTGCCCGGACATTCTGCCCCAAGCCGGAAGAAGCCGATGATCTCGTGCAGGAGACGCTCACGAAAGCGCTCGCCAACCTCGACAAGTTCGAACCGGGTACGCGGCTTAAATCCTGGCTCTTCACAATCATGCGCAACACGTTTTGCACCCGTATCAAGAAAAGCAGCCGCGAGACGATCGGCCTGCCGGAAGGGATCACGGCTCGACTGACGACGGAGGCAAGCCAGGAATGGACTGTCCAAGCGGAAGAGGTTCGCAGAGCTCTGGAACGCTTGCCATCGCATCATCGCGAAATGCTGGTCCTGATCGTCATGCTGGGAGAGCGCTATGAGGATGCCGCCGAGATTTGCGGCTGCGCTGTCGGAACGGTGAAAAGCCGGCTGAGCAGGGCACGCCAGCAATTGAGACGCGAACTCGGAGAAGTGTCTTCCCCCGCCTCACTCGAATGA
- a CDS encoding DNA topoisomerase IB: MLKPDLASLRQMGLIYVTDTMPGITRRRCGKGFAYRWPDGARLDDHATLARIRNLGLPPAYEQVWICLDPKGHLQATGLDAKGRKQYRYHPDWAAWRSQQKFDQLLPFGRKLPVIRRHVLEDLKGDGDLQTFLLATLVILLDVTHMRVGNRSYAEENKTFGATTLLKRHLHFDEDAIRISFTAKGGKRVRRTLRHPRLQRVLEEISDLPGRDLFSWKDSGGTLHRIDSGRLNQYLSETSGNHVSAKTFRTWGGSVAALAAAGKALRAGEKITVKLMCQAAAETLHNTPAICRNSYVHPHILKLASDDDAAERLVLVDQPDKISGLRRDEDRLMAFLQQASVRDEQT; the protein is encoded by the coding sequence CTGTTGAAACCGGATTTAGCCAGCCTGCGGCAGATGGGTCTGATTTATGTGACAGATACCATGCCGGGGATCACTCGGCGAAGATGCGGCAAGGGCTTTGCCTATCGTTGGCCAGATGGTGCCCGGCTCGATGATCATGCGACACTGGCCCGCATCCGCAATCTTGGCCTCCCGCCAGCCTATGAACAGGTCTGGATTTGTCTCGATCCGAAGGGGCATCTGCAAGCGACGGGTCTCGACGCCAAAGGGCGCAAGCAATACCGCTATCATCCAGACTGGGCTGCCTGGAGAAGCCAGCAGAAGTTCGATCAACTGTTGCCCTTCGGCAGGAAACTGCCCGTCATCCGCCGCCATGTTCTTGAAGACCTCAAGGGGGACGGCGACCTTCAGACATTTCTCCTCGCGACACTCGTCATACTGCTTGATGTGACCCACATGCGGGTCGGAAACCGCAGCTATGCCGAGGAAAACAAGACTTTCGGGGCGACAACCCTGCTGAAACGCCACCTGCATTTCGACGAAGACGCGATCCGCATCAGCTTTACTGCAAAGGGAGGAAAGCGCGTTCGCCGCACATTGCGGCATCCGAGACTGCAACGCGTGCTGGAGGAGATTTCCGACCTGCCAGGCCGCGACCTGTTCTCGTGGAAGGACAGCGGAGGTACACTCCATCGCATCGATTCCGGTCGCCTGAACCAATACTTGTCGGAAACGAGCGGCAATCACGTCTCCGCCAAGACCTTTCGCACATGGGGCGGCAGCGTCGCGGCCCTCGCCGCGGCGGGCAAAGCACTTCGCGCGGGCGAGAAGATTACCGTCAAGCTCATGTGCCAAGCCGCCGCCGAGACACTGCACAACACTCCGGCAATTTGCCGCAACAGCTATGTCCATCCTCATATCCTGAAGCTTGCTTCCGATGACGACGCAGCAGAACGTCTGGTCTTGGTGGATCAGCCAGATAAGATTAGTGGGCTCAGGAGAGACGAGGATCGATTAATGGCATTTCTGCAGCAGGCTTCTGTTCGAGATGAGCAGACATGA
- a CDS encoding ferritin-like domain-containing protein — translation MAEKTLEDLFHETLKDIYYAERKILKTLPKMARGAQDEKLKAAFEKHRDETEGQIERLQQVFEMIGKRPRAKTCDAIEGIVSEGEEILEEFKGTAALDAGLLAAAQAVEHYEISRYGTLHAWAEQLGYKDAAKLLKQTLDEESRTDEALTKLAEKAVNTAAQKKAA, via the coding sequence ATGGCTGAGAAAACCCTTGAAGACCTGTTCCACGAAACGCTGAAGGACATCTATTACGCCGAGCGTAAGATCCTGAAGACACTGCCGAAAATGGCCCGTGGAGCACAGGACGAAAAGCTGAAGGCTGCCTTCGAAAAGCACCGGGACGAGACGGAAGGCCAGATCGAGCGGCTCCAGCAGGTATTTGAAATGATTGGAAAGCGCCCCCGGGCAAAGACCTGTGATGCCATCGAAGGCATTGTCTCGGAGGGTGAAGAGATCCTTGAAGAGTTCAAAGGTACCGCGGCCTTAGACGCAGGTCTGCTTGCAGCGGCTCAGGCGGTCGAGCACTACGAAATCAGCCGCTACGGTACTCTTCATGCCTGGGCCGAACAGCTGGGCTACAAGGATGCTGCCAAACTTCTCAAGCAGACGCTGGATGAGGAATCCAGGACGGACGAAGCGCTGACCAAGCTTGCCGAGAAGGCGGTCAATACAGCTGCCCAGAAAAAGGCTGCGTGA
- a CDS encoding BON domain-containing protein encodes MVNRDRDNWYASREARNVQRRPGGYSGDGDYGPGESGFVRGYEQRRPDADRYGPDRQMDYGNEGGYGSYAGSRYPRMGREDWTTDDLGYYGDMSDRGYGDRTRGYARGAGSGYYPSDHPSYRGGYGRRRGEPEEDRGFLDRASDEVASWFGDDEASRRRERDTHRGKGPKGYKRSDSRIQEDANDRLADDGSVDASDIEVSVKDGEVTLSGFVTDRWEKRRAEDCVDEVSGVSHVQNNLRVRTSGEGQTQTSI; translated from the coding sequence ATGGTCAACCGAGACAGAGACAACTGGTATGCAAGCCGCGAAGCCCGCAACGTCCAGCGAAGACCTGGTGGGTATAGTGGCGACGGTGACTACGGCCCCGGCGAAAGCGGCTTTGTCCGAGGCTACGAGCAACGCCGACCCGATGCCGACCGCTATGGCCCTGATCGACAGATGGACTATGGAAATGAAGGTGGCTACGGCTCCTATGCCGGGTCGCGTTATCCCCGCATGGGCCGTGAGGACTGGACAACCGACGACCTCGGCTATTACGGCGACATGAGCGATCGGGGCTATGGCGACCGCACCCGTGGATATGCCCGCGGGGCGGGCAGCGGCTATTATCCATCCGATCATCCTTCCTATCGGGGCGGCTATGGTCGACGTCGAGGCGAGCCCGAGGAAGATCGCGGCTTTCTGGATCGGGCGAGCGACGAGGTGGCATCCTGGTTCGGCGATGACGAGGCGTCCAGGAGACGCGAACGTGACACCCATCGCGGCAAGGGACCCAAGGGCTACAAGCGTTCCGATTCCCGAATACAGGAGGACGCGAATGACCGTCTCGCCGATGACGGCTCAGTCGATGCCTCGGACATCGAGGTGAGCGTAAAGGATGGCGAAGTGACGCTCAGCGGCTTTGTCACAGACCGTTGGGAAAAGCGCCGTGCCGAAGATTGCGTGGACGAGGTCTCGGGCGTCAGTCACGTCCAGAATAACCTTCGCGTTCGCACCTCGGGCGAGGGCCAGACACAGACGTCGATCTAG